The nucleotide sequence GGGCGCAGGCAGTAGCGGGCCAGCTCGTGGCGGAGGGGGTCGAGCACGTCGTCGATGCCGGTCGCCCAGCCGCCGACGACGACGAGTTCCGGGTCCAGGGCGAGGACCAGGGCCGTCACGTCGTGGACGAGCCGCTGTATGAAGCGGTCGACGGCCTCGCGGGCCCGCTCGTCGCCCTCGCGCGCGTGCTTGAAGACCTCGGCGACCGCCTGCTCGTCGAGCGGATGCAGGGGCTCGCCCGTGGTCGACAGCAGCGCCTCCGGGGTGGCCTCCCGGCCCAGCAGGTGCAGCGCGCCGATCTCCCCGGCGGCGCCGCCGTAACCCCGGTGCAGCCGCCCGCCGATCAGCGAACCGGCACCCGGGCTCAGCCCCGCCAGCACGAACACCACGTCGTCGGAGTCGACGGCCGTGCCCTTCCAGTGCTCGGCGACCGCCGCCGCGTTGGCGTCGTTCTCGACCAGCACGGAGCACTTGAAGGACCGGCTCAGCCGCTCGCCCAGGTTCAGGCCCGTCCACTCCGGCAGGGCCGAGCACAGGCGTACGGCGCCGTCGGCCTCGATGATGCCCGGACTGCCCACGCCGACCGCGCGCAGCGAACCGCGCGGGACACCGGACCTGCGGAGCAGCTCGGCGACGATCGAGCGCAGCCGCTCCAGTCGGTCGTCCGCCGACGCCGACTCGGAGACGTCCCTGGACAGCGAGCCCAGCACCCTCCCGTCGAGGTCCGCGAGCAACGCGGTCACGTGGTGCGAGCCCACGTCCAGGCCCAGCAGATGGCCCGCCTCGGCCCGGAACCGGTAGTGCCGTGCCGGGCGCCCCTGCCGCCGGGCGGCGCCCTCCTCGGCAGCCCGCTCGACCACCAGCCCGGCCTCGACCAGGCCCTCGACGACGCCCTCGACCGTGGGCCGGGACAGCCCGGTGACGCTGGTGATCTCGGTGAGCGTCGCGTGGTCCGTGGCCCGCAGCGCGTGCAGCACCACGGCCGAGTTGATTCTTCGGAGCAGAGAAGGATCCCCGCCGGTCAGTCGCCCCAACGTCCGTCCTCCCAGCTCGCGCCCGTGTTTGCCGGATCGTACTCGCCGGGATGGGCCCCGGCGAGTGCCTGCCGCGCCCGACCTTCCGACGGGGCGGCCCCGGCCGGGCGTCCGGCCCCGGCTCAGCCGGGCGCCACGAACCCCGACTCGTACGCCGCGATCACCGCCTGCGTACGGTCTCGCGCCCCGAGCTTCGCCAGTACGGCGCTGACGTGCGACTTCACCGTCTCGGTGCCGACGATCAGCCGGGCCGCGATCTCCGCGTTCGACAGGCCCCGGGCCATCAGACGCAGCACCTCCGCCTCGCGCTCGGTCAGCGCGGCCCGCTGCATGACCGCCCGCGCCGCCCGGTTGCCCACCCCGTCGCCGTACTCGGCGGCCAACTGCCGTACCGAGGCCGGGAACAGCAGGGACTCGCCCTCGGCGACCAGCCGTACCGCGTGCACGATCTCGGCCGGCCGGGCACGCTTCAGCAGGAAGCCGTCCGCGCCCGCGCGCAGCGCCTCGTACACGTACTCGTCGTTCTCGAAGGTCGTCACCACGAGGATCTTCGGCGGCTCCGGCACGGTCCGCAGCACCGCCCGCGTGGCCTCGATGCCGTCCAGCAGAGGCATCCGCACATCCATGGCGACGACGCTCGGCCGCAACTGCCGTACCAGCGGAATCACCGCGGCACCGTCCGCCGCCTCCCCGACGACCTCGATGTCCGGCTGCGCCTCCAGAACGGCCCGCAGGCCGGCGCGTACGAGGGGTTCGTCGTCGACGAGCAGAACGGTGATCGGCGGCATCCTGCCAGCGTAGATCAGCTCCTGGGGGTCGAACGGCCGTTCAGCTCAGGGGCAGTTCGACGCGGACCTGCCAGTCACCCCGGTCGGGGCCGGTGAGCGCCCGGCCGCCGAGCAGCGCCGCCCGCTCGCGTATGCCACGCAGGCCGCTGCCCCGGCCGGGCCCCGGTATCTCCGCCGTCAGCGGATTGCGGACCTCCAGGTCGAGGCTGTTCTCCACGACCGCGATCCGCACCCGGACCGGCACGTCGCCCGCGTGCCGGAGCACATTGGTCAGCGACTCCTGGAGAATGCGGTACCCCTCGCGGGACACCGGACCCGGCACCGTCCTCAGCGGCCCCGACACCTCGGCGTCCACCCTCGCGCCGGAGGCGCGCGCGGACTCCAGCAGCCGGTCGGCCTCGGTCAGCGTGGGTCTGTCGTGGACGGGTCTACCGGCCTCCCGCAGGACGCCCAGCACCCGCTCCAGGTCCTCCAGCGCGGCCCGGCCGGTGTCCTCGATGGTGGTCAGCGCCCGCGCGGTGAACGCCGGATCACCGGTCGCCCGCGCCGCGCCCGCCTGTACCACCGCAACCGTCAGCGCGTGTCCTATGGAGTCGTGCAACTCCCGGGCGATCCGGTTGCGTTCCAGCAGTTGTTCGGTCCGCTCCTCCAAAGTGGCCAGCCGCTCGGCGGCCGAGGGCCCCAGGAGCAGACAGGCCACGGCGGTGATCAGCTCGCCGAGGCCGATGACGGCGGCGAACACCAGGACGAGCGCGAGGGGCGCCAGGAGGCCGTACGCCCAGTGCGGCTGAACATGACGCAGCACCGGGTTGTCCATCGCCATGTGACCGAACGCGACCCGCACCAGGTCGTAGGCGAGGATAGGCAGCCAGGCGGTGGCCGCCAGAGCGAGCGCCCCGAGAACCATCCGCACCTCCAGCCACAGCACCGTGCGCAACCGGTCCCGCCACGTGGCCGACGGCCCCACGGAGATCCCTGATTCCTCATCGTCGCCGGGCGTCAGAAGCAGTCGCGCCTGCACCCCCTCGCCCCGGCGCACGGAGGGGATCAGACCTATGGGGATCAGGAACAGCGCCGGGACCCACGGGTGCGTGGGCATGATGAACATCCACAGGCTCACGATCAGCATCGGCACCCACAGATGAAGCAGGCGTGTGTATGTCGTCCCCCGGAGCAACGGGCGCAGGAAGCGGGCCATTCGGTCATCGTGCCAGCCGCCACTGACAACGGGCCTCCCCCGGGCGGGGGAGAGGCTCCCCACCCGCGGGGGAGGCCCCGCCACCCCGCCGACGGCCAGGCTGGGGCCCATGACCAGCATCGACGTACGGAACCTCACCAAGGAGTACGGCACCGTCCGCGCCGTGGACCACCTCACTTTCCGTGTGGAACCCGGCCGTGTCACCGGCTTCCTCGGCCCCAACGGCGCCGGGAAGTCCACCACCATGCGGCTCGTCCTCGGCCTGGCCCGGCCGACCTCAGGCACCGCCACCGTCGGCGGCCGGGCCTACGCCGCCCTCGACGAGCCCCTGTGCCACGTGGGCGCCCTCCTCGACGCGCGGGCCGCGCACGGATCCCGCACCGCCCGCGACCATCTGCGCGCGCTCGCGGCAAGCAACCGCATCTCGCCCGCCCGCGTGGACGAGGTGCTGGAGGAGACGGGCCTGGCGAAGGTCGCGCGGCGCCGGGTGAAGACCTATTCCCTGGGGATGCGTCAGCGTCTCGGTATCGCGGCGGCCCTGCTCGGCGACCCGCCCGTCGTCCTGCTCGACGAACCGTCCAACGGGCTCGATCCCGAAGGGATCATCTGGATACGCGAGTTGCTGCGCCGCCTCGCCCGCGAGGGCCGGACCGTTCTTGTCTCCAGCCATCTCATGAACGAGACCGCCTCGTTCGCCGAC is from Streptomyces sp. NBC_01314 and encodes:
- a CDS encoding sensor histidine kinase, whose protein sequence is MARFLRPLLRGTTYTRLLHLWVPMLIVSLWMFIMPTHPWVPALFLIPIGLIPSVRRGEGVQARLLLTPGDDEESGISVGPSATWRDRLRTVLWLEVRMVLGALALAATAWLPILAYDLVRVAFGHMAMDNPVLRHVQPHWAYGLLAPLALVLVFAAVIGLGELITAVACLLLGPSAAERLATLEERTEQLLERNRIARELHDSIGHALTVAVVQAGAARATGDPAFTARALTTIEDTGRAALEDLERVLGVLREAGRPVHDRPTLTEADRLLESARASGARVDAEVSGPLRTVPGPVSREGYRILQESLTNVLRHAGDVPVRVRIAVVENSLDLEVRNPLTAEIPGPGRGSGLRGIRERAALLGGRALTGPDRGDWQVRVELPLS
- a CDS encoding ROK family transcriptional regulator — protein: MGRLTGGDPSLLRRINSAVVLHALRATDHATLTEITSVTGLSRPTVEGVVEGLVEAGLVVERAAEEGAARRQGRPARHYRFRAEAGHLLGLDVGSHHVTALLADLDGRVLGSLSRDVSESASADDRLERLRSIVAELLRRSGVPRGSLRAVGVGSPGIIEADGAVRLCSALPEWTGLNLGERLSRSFKCSVLVENDANAAAVAEHWKGTAVDSDDVVFVLAGLSPGAGSLIGGRLHRGYGGAAGEIGALHLLGREATPEALLSTTGEPLHPLDEQAVAEVFKHAREGDERAREAVDRFIQRLVHDVTALVLALDPELVVVGGWATGIDDVLDPLRHELARYCLRPPRVALSRLGETAVAMGALRLALDHVEEQLFAVESTVTARR
- a CDS encoding ABC transporter ATP-binding protein; translation: MTSIDVRNLTKEYGTVRAVDHLTFRVEPGRVTGFLGPNGAGKSTTMRLVLGLARPTSGTATVGGRAYAALDEPLCHVGALLDARAAHGSRTARDHLRALAASNRISPARVDEVLEETGLAKVARRRVKTYSLGMRQRLGIAAALLGDPPVVLLDEPSNGLDPEGIIWIRELLRRLAREGRTVLVSSHLMNETASFADHLIVLGRGRLLADTPMREFIHARVRPRVRVRATETDALTDLLARHGHRTAEGEHGGRTVFDARVDDIGRLASGAGLTILELAAEEGTLEQAYLDLTATEAEFTAAPGAAVTPAHPQEA
- a CDS encoding response regulator, yielding MPPITVLLVDDEPLVRAGLRAVLEAQPDIEVVGEAADGAAVIPLVRQLRPSVVAMDVRMPLLDGIEATRAVLRTVPEPPKILVVTTFENDEYVYEALRAGADGFLLKRARPAEIVHAVRLVAEGESLLFPASVRQLAAEYGDGVGNRAARAVMQRAALTEREAEVLRLMARGLSNAEIAARLIVGTETVKSHVSAVLAKLGARDRTQAVIAAYESGFVAPG